A genome region from Tolypothrix sp. PCC 7712 includes the following:
- a CDS encoding glycosyltransferase family 2 protein, translating to MLPKYSFIVPIYNEEDNIEEMYRRISQVMNRMDGEVELCLVNDGSRDRSLQMMRDLHQKDPRVVYLSLARNFGHQIAVTAGLNFVRGQVVIILDADLQDPPELIPDMVEKWRQGYQIVYAQRIQRRQEGWFKRFTAYAFYRILKQLADVDIPTDTGDFCLLDRKVVDLLNSMPERNRYIRGLRAWVGFNQIAIKFERDPRFAGDVKYTFRKSLALAINGLVSFSKVPLRLSTYMGFFAALVSLFMSVMVLYWRLIEPHSPLTGMAIILMAIFFLGAVQLVSIGILGEYIGRIYEEVKERPLYTLAEVAGFHEDK from the coding sequence ATGCTACCTAAGTATTCTTTTATAGTGCCGATTTATAACGAAGAAGACAACATAGAAGAAATGTATCGCCGCATTTCCCAGGTGATGAATCGGATGGACGGTGAGGTAGAGTTATGTTTGGTGAATGATGGTAGTCGCGATCGCTCTTTACAAATGATGCGCGATTTACATCAAAAAGATCCGCGTGTGGTTTACTTAAGTTTGGCGCGAAATTTTGGTCATCAAATTGCTGTGACAGCCGGGCTAAATTTTGTGCGGGGACAAGTTGTTATCATTCTCGATGCCGATTTACAAGATCCACCAGAGTTAATTCCAGATATGGTGGAAAAATGGCGGCAAGGATATCAAATTGTTTATGCCCAACGCATCCAACGCCGTCAGGAAGGGTGGTTTAAGCGCTTCACGGCCTATGCTTTTTACCGCATTCTCAAACAACTTGCAGATGTAGATATTCCTACAGATACCGGGGATTTTTGTTTATTAGATCGTAAAGTTGTAGACTTGTTGAATTCCATGCCAGAACGCAATCGCTACATTCGCGGCTTGCGTGCTTGGGTTGGTTTTAATCAAATTGCTATTAAGTTTGAGCGAGATCCTAGGTTTGCAGGTGATGTGAAATATACATTTCGCAAGTCTCTGGCATTGGCTATTAATGGACTCGTTTCTTTTTCTAAAGTACCTCTGCGGCTGTCAACTTATATGGGCTTTTTCGCGGCGCTAGTTTCACTTTTTATGAGTGTAATGGTTTTATACTGGCGACTTATTGAACCCCATTCTCCCCTAACAGGAATGGCGATTATATTAATGGCTATTTTCTTTTTAGGCGCAGTGCAATTGGTTAGTATTGGAATCTTAGGTGAATATATTGGGCGGATTTATGAAGAGGTAAAAGAAAGACCACTTTATACCTTGGCAGAAGTAGCAGGTTTTCATGAAGACAAATAA
- a CDS encoding branched-chain amino acid ABC transporter permease: MTLTLFLQQFLNGLSIGSVYAIFALGYTLVYSILGIINLAHGAIFTLGAYFTYALMGGTFGFNGLLANATLPIKLPFAIALILGSSLAGLVGIAMERIAFQPLRRKGSDPLLTVVSSLGVAVVIVNLIQYLVGAESYTFPADAYGNLPASINFGSPENPIPIRSVQIVIFAVSVVIVAILTYFINSTKYGKAMQAIAEDATTASLLGINTDGFIVLTFFISSFLAGLAGTLVASSVSIAGPYFGIAFGLRGLAVIVLGGLGSIPGAVLGGLVIGLVEAFVPGEYSGYKDAVAFAILFVMLLVRPQGLLGRRFIQKV; this comes from the coding sequence ATGACTTTGACTCTGTTTCTGCAACAATTTTTAAATGGGTTATCCATTGGCAGCGTTTATGCAATTTTCGCCTTGGGATATACCCTGGTTTATTCCATTTTGGGCATCATCAATTTAGCGCATGGTGCAATATTTACTCTGGGTGCATATTTCACTTATGCACTCATGGGTGGTACCTTTGGATTTAATGGCTTACTCGCTAATGCTACCCTACCAATCAAATTACCATTTGCGATCGCCTTAATTTTAGGCAGTAGTTTAGCTGGTTTGGTGGGGATAGCGATGGAACGTATCGCTTTCCAACCCTTGCGCCGTAAAGGTTCTGACCCCTTACTGACGGTAGTTTCTAGCTTGGGTGTGGCGGTGGTAATCGTTAACCTCATCCAATATTTAGTAGGTGCGGAAAGCTACACATTTCCTGCAGATGCTTACGGTAATCTACCTGCTTCGATTAACTTTGGTAGTCCTGAAAACCCGATTCCTATTCGTAGCGTGCAGATAGTGATTTTTGCGGTATCTGTAGTGATTGTGGCAATTCTTACCTATTTTATCAACAGTACTAAATATGGTAAGGCAATGCAGGCGATCGCAGAAGATGCAACCACCGCCAGTTTATTAGGAATTAATACCGATGGCTTTATTGTGCTGACATTTTTTATCAGCAGTTTCTTAGCCGGTTTGGCGGGAACTTTAGTCGCTTCTAGTGTGAGTATTGCGGGGCCTTACTTTGGTATTGCTTTTGGTTTAAGAGGTTTAGCAGTGATTGTCTTGGGTGGTTTAGGTAGTATTCCCGGTGCAGTGCTAGGCGGTTTAGTTATTGGCTTAGTGGAAGCATTTGTTCCTGGTGAATATTCTGGTTATAAAGATGCTGTCGCATTTGCAATTTTGTTTGTCATGCTATTAGTTAGACCCCAAGGTTTACTCGGAAGGCGATTTATTCAGAAGGTTTAA
- a CDS encoding ABC transporter substrate-binding protein — MKKPGALTTTFLASVTILLTACGGGNNGTNVGNTSPTQTANNTGSTTNSSGAIPIGIAFAQTSNVALLGQEQVAGAKIAEKYFNNKGGINGTPIKLVFQDTSGDEAGAINAFQTLINKDKVVGIVGPTLSQQAFSADPVAERAKVPVLAASNTANKIPEIGDYIARVSAPSSIVAPNSIKAALKQNPNIKKVAVFYAQNDSYSKSETDIFQNTVKAQGLELVTVQKFQTSDTDFQSQATNALNLKPDLIIISGLAADGGNLVRQLRELGYKGLIVGGNGLNTSNIFPVCKALCDGILIAQAYSPEHPGEINSTFRKAYTEQFKKEPPQFTAQAFAAVQVYVEALQALDKKSKVNNLALPQLRNELNKQILAGKYNTPLGEIAFTPVGEVVQKDFYVAQIKMDKDGSQGKFAFLK; from the coding sequence ATGAAAAAACCTGGTGCTTTAACAACTACATTTTTAGCCAGCGTTACCATACTCCTAACAGCCTGTGGTGGTGGTAATAATGGTACAAATGTAGGCAATACTTCCCCAACTCAAACTGCAAATAATACTGGCTCAACAACGAATTCATCAGGTGCAATTCCAATAGGAATTGCTTTTGCTCAAACTAGCAATGTAGCGTTACTTGGCCAAGAACAAGTCGCCGGGGCTAAAATTGCTGAAAAGTATTTTAATAATAAAGGTGGTATTAACGGCACTCCAATTAAATTGGTGTTTCAAGATACTAGCGGTGATGAAGCAGGAGCAATTAACGCCTTTCAAACTTTAATTAATAAAGACAAAGTTGTCGGTATTGTTGGGCCTACTTTATCACAGCAAGCTTTTAGTGCTGACCCTGTTGCCGAGCGTGCAAAAGTACCAGTGCTAGCAGCCTCGAATACTGCTAATAAAATTCCCGAAATTGGTGATTATATTGCTCGTGTATCGGCACCTAGTTCTATTGTCGCTCCTAATTCGATTAAAGCTGCACTCAAGCAAAATCCCAACATTAAAAAAGTTGCAGTTTTTTATGCTCAAAATGATTCTTATAGTAAATCAGAAACAGATATTTTTCAGAATACTGTGAAGGCTCAGGGCTTGGAATTGGTAACAGTACAAAAGTTTCAAACCAGCGATACAGATTTTCAAAGCCAAGCTACAAATGCGTTGAACCTCAAACCAGATTTAATCATTATTTCTGGTTTGGCTGCTGATGGTGGTAATTTGGTGAGACAATTGCGGGAACTAGGTTACAAAGGTTTGATTGTTGGTGGTAATGGACTTAATACTTCCAATATTTTTCCAGTATGTAAAGCACTTTGTGACGGTATATTAATTGCCCAAGCATACAGCCCAGAACATCCCGGTGAAATTAATTCGACATTTCGTAAAGCCTATACAGAACAATTTAAGAAAGAACCACCGCAATTTACTGCTCAAGCTTTTGCCGCAGTTCAGGTTTATGTAGAAGCACTGCAAGCTTTAGATAAAAAAAGCAAAGTGAATAACTTAGCTTTGCCACAACTGCGGAATGAATTAAATAAACAGATACTAGCTGGAAAATACAATACCCCACTCGGAGAAATTGCTTTTACTCCTGTAGGTGAGGTTGTGCAGAAAGATTTTTATGTAGCCCAAATCAAAATGGATAAAGATGGTAGTCAGGGTAAATTTGCATTTCTGAAATAG
- a CDS encoding Uma2 family endonuclease: MTTFTKQKLTFEQFLEQCPEEGFYELVNGEIVEVRSTRNHDDVANFLLFAFNDEIRRINLNYVVNNTAVFKTRTAEGIEQGHKPDVSVINKDIWRANRNAYSALEEPIQLAVEVTSTNWEDDYIDKLDEYQRLGIKEYWIVDYLAIGLREYLGNPKVPTVFIFLLDANGKYQRTQFRGAEIIVSATFPELTLTAEQVLTA; the protein is encoded by the coding sequence ATGACAACATTTACTAAACAGAAATTAACTTTTGAGCAATTTCTTGAACAATGCCCAGAAGAGGGTTTTTATGAACTGGTGAATGGAGAAATTGTAGAAGTGCGTTCAACTAGAAATCATGATGATGTAGCCAACTTCCTTTTATTTGCATTTAATGATGAAATCAGGCGAATCAATCTAAATTATGTTGTTAATAACACAGCAGTATTTAAAACTAGAACTGCTGAAGGTATAGAACAAGGACATAAACCTGATGTCAGCGTCATCAATAAAGATATATGGCGCGCAAATCGCAATGCTTATTCAGCACTGGAAGAACCTATTCAGTTGGCTGTAGAAGTAACATCAACAAATTGGGAAGATGATTACATTGATAAATTGGATGAATATCAACGTTTAGGCATCAAAGAATATTGGATTGTTGATTATTTAGCAATTGGGCTAAGAGAATATTTAGGTAATCCTAAAGTTCCGACTGTGTTTATTTTTCTCTTAGATGCTAATGGCAAATACCAACGTACTCAATTTAGAGGTGCTGAAATAATCGTATCAGCGACTTTTCCCGAACTCACCTTGACAGCA
- a CDS encoding TVP38/TMEM64 family protein, which produces MLNFKTSFILLFVICLVATGATAYYLGGINPAIIQSWLKNSGIWAPVTYVVIYVVATILVLPSTALNLTGGAIFGPWLGTFWTSVAAIVAAIASFVFARTIGHDLVAKRLAGRWQAIDAEVRAGGIYYMFAIRLVPIMPYGLVNFAAGLTSVSFKDYLIGTALGTVPGILPFVLLGSSGIKAIRTGEVLPLIGALALLGILVAGSTWYRRRRSFPSQKFNFPFRRKR; this is translated from the coding sequence ATGCTCAATTTTAAAACTAGCTTTATTTTATTGTTTGTTATTTGTTTGGTGGCTACAGGCGCAACAGCCTATTATTTAGGGGGAATTAATCCTGCCATAATTCAGTCTTGGTTGAAAAACTCTGGAATTTGGGCACCTGTGACTTATGTGGTGATTTATGTAGTTGCCACAATTCTAGTTTTGCCTTCCACAGCACTGAATTTAACTGGGGGAGCAATTTTCGGCCCTTGGTTAGGGACATTTTGGACAAGTGTAGCAGCAATTGTGGCCGCGATCGCTTCTTTTGTATTTGCCCGGACAATTGGGCATGATCTGGTTGCTAAAAGACTGGCTGGACGTTGGCAAGCAATTGATGCAGAAGTGCGCGCAGGCGGAATTTATTATATGTTTGCCATTCGCCTAGTGCCAATTATGCCCTATGGTTTGGTGAATTTTGCTGCGGGTTTGACTTCAGTTAGCTTTAAAGATTATCTAATTGGCACAGCTTTAGGAACCGTACCAGGGATATTACCATTTGTTTTACTAGGTAGTTCTGGCATTAAAGCAATCCGCACCGGAGAAGTGCTACCACTGATTGGTGCTTTGGCATTGCTGGGAATCCTCGTTGCGGGATCTACTTGGTATCGCCGTCGTCGTAGTTTTCCATCTCAGAAGTTTAATTTCCCCTTTCGTCGCAAACGTTAA